The proteins below come from a single Streptomyces sp. M92 genomic window:
- a CDS encoding Nif3-like dinuclear metal center hexameric protein has product MPRLSEVIAALENLWPAERAESWDAVGTVVGDPDQEVLRVLFAVDPVQEIADEAVKLGADLLVTHHPLYLRGTTTVAASTFKGRVVHTLIKNDVALHVAHTNADTADPGVSDALAGALDLRVVRPLVPDPADPDGRRGLGRVCELEHPLTVRELAARAAERLPATAQGIRVAGDPEATVRTVAVSGGSGDGLFDHVRAAGADAFLTADLRHHPVSEARAHSPLALLDAAHWATEWPWCELAAAQLDEISDREGWDLRVHVSKTVTDPWTAHAASAPTSEAMGAPN; this is encoded by the coding sequence GTGCCCCGTCTGTCAGAAGTCATCGCCGCGCTGGAGAACCTGTGGCCCGCCGAGCGGGCCGAGTCCTGGGACGCGGTCGGCACCGTCGTGGGCGACCCCGACCAGGAGGTCTTGCGGGTCCTGTTCGCCGTCGACCCGGTCCAGGAGATCGCCGACGAGGCGGTGAAGCTGGGCGCCGACCTGCTCGTCACCCACCACCCGCTGTACCTGCGCGGGACGACCACGGTCGCGGCCTCCACCTTCAAGGGCCGCGTGGTGCACACGCTCATCAAGAACGACGTCGCCCTGCACGTCGCCCACACCAACGCCGACACCGCCGACCCGGGCGTCTCCGACGCGCTGGCCGGCGCCCTCGACCTGCGCGTCGTACGGCCCCTGGTCCCGGACCCGGCCGACCCGGACGGACGTCGGGGCCTCGGCCGCGTGTGCGAGCTGGAGCACCCGCTGACCGTCCGCGAGCTGGCCGCCCGCGCCGCCGAGCGACTGCCCGCCACCGCGCAGGGCATCCGCGTCGCCGGCGACCCGGAGGCCACCGTCCGCACGGTGGCCGTCAGCGGCGGTTCCGGCGACGGCCTCTTCGACCACGTGCGGGCGGCCGGTGCCGACGCCTTCCTCACCGCGGACCTGCGCCACCACCCGGTCTCGGAGGCCCGCGCCCACAGTCCCCTCGCGCTGCTCGACGCGGCGCACTGGGCCACCGAGTGGCCCTGGTGCGAGCTGGCCGCCGCCCAGCTCGACGAGATCTCCGACCGGGAGGGATGGGACCTGAGGGTCCACGTCTCCAAGACGGTCACCGACCCCTGGACCGCCCACGCGGCGTCCGCCCCGACCTCCGAAGCAATGGGAGCCCCCAACTGA